The DNA region GGTTTTGTAAACACTTTGTGGGCCAGAGATATATCTGCTGACTAGGCAAGCCACCAAAGCAAATGGGCCGATCTGGTAGCCAAAGATTTCCATGGCCATGATAGTGCAAGCTATAGGTGTGTTTGTCGCAGCACCAAAGACAGCAGCAAACCCTAGGGCTGCAAGGAAAGAAAACCCCAAAGGAATCATCACTGAAAGTGCGCTACCTAAAGTTGTGCCCACAAACACTAGAGGAATAAACTCCCCTCCTTTAAAACCTGTTCCTACAGTTAAAGATGTAAAAAGAGACTTGAATACAGGATCTTTAAACGACGTCACCTGCTCTAGTGAAGCTTGAATATGGGGAATTCCTAAACCCACATACTGATACGACCCTTCCCAATAAAAAAGCCCCACCAAAAGTAAGCCCCCCACAAGGGGCTTAAGTGGAGGATAAGAAATCAGACGCTGACCGAGCTTTTCTATAATATGGGTGGTGACAGTAAAAAAACGCGCAGCCATGCCAAAGGCAAGCCCCGCAACAGCCACCCAAAATACAACTTGTAAACTTAAATCAGGAACTTCTGGAATGGGATAATGTGTGTGAGGGGCATCCAATAAAATTGTAATTCCATATCCGACAAAAGAAGCGATCAAACACTGGTACAGAGCAAAAAATTTAAAACGTCCAATATAGATCATCTCCATACCAAAAATCACTCCAGCCCAAGGAGCACCAATGGCCGCCGCAAAACCTGCCCCCGCACCAGAGACCAAAAGAACTTTTCTTTCTTCTGCTTCAATTTTAAAAAAACGGGAAAGTTGGTCTGAAAGAGACGCTCCCATTTGCACCGATGTGCCCTCTCTCCCCGCAGAACCCCCAAACAGATGCGTGACTAAAGTACCAAGCAAAATAAAAGGCGCCATGTGAAAGGGGATGATTTTTTTAGGTGTGTGAATCTCATCAATGATAAGACTGTTTCCTCTCTCAACATCCTGACCAAATTTATAATAAACCCAACCTATACCCAATCCCGCTATAGGAAGTAACCAGATGATTGCGGAGTGGGCATTGCGAGTATCAGTCACCCATTCTAAGGAAATTAAAAAAATAGCGGCAGCCAAACCTGCAAAGATACCGCTAAGACCACTAAAAAAAGTCCATCGTAAATAAGAATTTAAAGTTTTGATCTTGTTCAAGGCACACTCCTACTCTTAGTATTTAGAACGGGCCAATTCATCAAGAATGGGACATTCTGGCCTATCGTTCCCATGGCATTTCTTAGCTAAATGTTTTAAGGTTTTCACCATGGAATCAAGTTCTGCAATGCGATCTTCTAATTCCTGCACGTGCGCTAAGGCCAAGTTCCTCACCTCAGAACTAGAACGAGATTTGTTTCTCCAGAGGCTCACAAGTTTTTTGATCTCTTTCATGGAAAATCCAAGCCTGCGTGCACTTTTCACAAAAATCAAAATGTTCACATCAGCCTCTGAGTAATTGCGATACCCAGATTCCGACCTGGTGGCTTTAGGAATAATGCCCACAGCCTCATAGTGTCTGATCAGTTTGGCATTGATTCCAGAAACTTTCGCGGCTTCACCTATATTCATACAATTCCCCGTATAGTCATAAGAACTACAGCTCTACTACGTTCTTCAACAGAAAATACAATAAAATTCATAACCTTACAATTATTTAGAATGTTGTCTTGACCTTCCAATTGTTGGAAGGTTTAGAATGATTCACATAATAACCAAGACGACTTGATGAACCCCTTAGAAGAGCACATTAAAATAAGACTTGGGACAAAAGGAGAATTTATGGATCATCACAATGATAAAGATCAAACAACAGGCTGCTGTGACACTCACAGCACCAAGCCCGCTTTACTTGTGACCGACCCAGTGTGTGGAATGCAAATAGACCCTAAGACCGCTAAGGGAGGAAGCAGTCACTTTGAAGGACAAGAATATTTTTTCTGCAACCCTAAATGTAAAACCAAATTTGATGCTGACCCTAAAGCCCAACTTAATAAAACACCTGTCGAGGTTTCTGAAGCCGACAAAGAAAAAATCTACACCTGTCCTATGCACCTTGAAATTCGCCAGAAAGGCCCTGGAACTTGTCCCATCTGTGGAATGGCCCTTGAGCCTGAAGAAATCTCTTTAGAGGATGCCCCTAACCCTGAGCTTGTGGATTTCACCCGACGTTTTAAAGTGAGTGCCTTTCTTGCCGTTCCCTTACTATTTTTAGCTATGTCTGATTTAATACCAGGTCAACCCGTGCAACATACACTTCCCCACTGGCTGTACGCTGGGCTCCAGCTTTTACTGGCTACACCCGTGGTTCTTTGGGGTGGTCTGCCTTTTTTTGAAAGAGGCTGGTCTTCGATTAAAACTTGGAATTTAAATATGTTTACTCTAATCGCATTGGGTACAGGTGTAGCTTATATTTTTAGTATCGTGGCCACGTTTTGGCCTCATATTTTTCCAGAAAGTTTTCGGGTCCACGGGGGCATGGTCCCACTTTATTACGAAGCCGCAGCGGTCATTATCACTCTTGTGTTATTAGGACAGATCCTTGAACTTCGTGCCCGAAACCAGACAGGAAACGCCATTCGGGCCCTGATG from Pseudobdellovibrionaceae bacterium includes:
- a CDS encoding chloride channel protein; protein product: MNKIKTLNSYLRWTFFSGLSGIFAGLAAAIFLISLEWVTDTRNAHSAIIWLLPIAGLGIGWVYYKFGQDVERGNSLIIDEIHTPKKIIPFHMAPFILLGTLVTHLFGGSAGREGTSVQMGASLSDQLSRFFKIEAEERKVLLVSGAGAGFAAAIGAPWAGVIFGMEMIYIGRFKFFALYQCLIASFVGYGITILLDAPHTHYPIPEVPDLSLQVVFWVAVAGLAFGMAARFFTVTTHIIEKLGQRLISYPPLKPLVGGLLLVGLFYWEGSYQYVGLGIPHIQASLEQVTSFKDPVFKSLFTSLTVGTGFKGGEFIPLVFVGTTLGSALSVMIPLGFSFLAALGFAAVFGAATNTPIACTIMAMEIFGYQIGPFALVACLVSRYISGPQSVYKTQRIYQKL
- the cueR gene encoding Cu(I)-responsive transcriptional regulator translates to MNIGEAAKVSGINAKLIRHYEAVGIIPKATRSESGYRNYSEADVNILIFVKSARRLGFSMKEIKKLVSLWRNKSRSSSEVRNLALAHVQELEDRIAELDSMVKTLKHLAKKCHGNDRPECPILDELARSKY